Genomic DNA from Streptomyces sp. PCS3-D2:
GGTGTGGGCGGTGCGGGGGAGTCTCATGAGCAAGCCCCTTCTATACGATGCCGTATAGATCGAGGTTAGCACCCTTCTATACGGCACCGTATAGAAGGGGTGGCGAGGAGGGACCGGCATGGGTGCGACCCGCACACCGCGCGGCAAGTGGATCGAGGAGGGGCTGCGGGCGCTGGCCGCCGGCGGCCCGGAGGCCGTCCGCGTCGAGGTGCTCGCGCAGGCGCTCGGCGTCAGCAAGGGCGGCTTCTACGGGTACTTCGGCAGCCGGGGCGCGCTGCTCACCGAGATGCTCGACACCTGGGAGCGCGAGGTCACCGAGGCGGTGATCGAGCTGGTCGAGAGCGGCGGGGGAGACGCCAGGGCCAGGCTGGACCGGCTGTTCACGATCGTCGCCTCCTACGAGGAGGGGCCGGTGGTCGGCGTCGACGCCGACCTGGCGATCCGCGACTGGGCCCGGCGCGACGAGGCCGTCGCCGAGCGGCTGCGCCGCGCGGACAGCCGGCGTATGGAGTACTTGCGCTCGCTGTTCCGCGCGTTCTGCGCCGACGAGGACGACGTCGAAGTCCGCTCCCTGATCACCTTCTCCCTGCGGATCGGCTCCCACTTCATCGCCGCCGACCACGGCGGCCGCAGCCGCGCGGAGGTCATGGCGCTGACCCGGAAGTGGCTCCTGCGCTAGGGCCTGCCCGGCGGATCGGGGGCGGCCGGGCCCGGCGGTGCCGCCCGGAGGCGCGAAAAAAGGCCCCCCGTCCGCGGAATGTCCACGGGCAGGGGGCCCTTGCGCGTGCCGGACCGGGTGGGCCCGGTCAGCCACCGCACTGGCAGGGGGCGCCGGACTGGCAGCCGCAGCCGCAGCCGGAGCCGCAGCCACAGGCCGCGAGCAGCGGGAGCCGGAGCGGCTCGGGCCTCGGCGGCTGCTCCTGCTCCGGGGTGATGGGGACGGGGGAATCGGGCATGGTTCCTCCTCGGCGAGGCGGCGCCCCGCGGCATGCGGGACTCGTACGACTGACCGCACTCGCCCTCATTCATGCCCAGCTCTACCGGCGCGTCAACGGCGCACGGGGGCTCGAAGTGGCTCGGCGCCGTCGCACACCGCCGCACACCAGGGCGCCGTGCCGGGCTTCAGACGCCCTCGACCTGGGTCGGCTGCTGGAGCTCGTCGGCGTGCTCGCCCGTCACCAGGTAGACCACCCGCTTGGCGACCGACACCGCGTGGTCGGCGAAGCGCTCGTAGTAGCGGCCGAGCAGCGTCACGTCCACCGCCGTCTCGATGCCGTGCTTCCAGCGGTCGTCCATCAGGTGCTGGAACAGCGTGCGGTGCAGCTGGTCCATCTCGTCGTCGTCCTGTTCCAGCTGGAGCGCCAGGTCGACGTCCTTCGTGATGATGACCTCGGCCGCCTTCGCCATCAGGCGCTGCGCCAGCTGCCCCATCTCCAGGATCGTGGCGTGCAGGTCCCGCGGGACGGCGCGGTCCGGGAAGCGCAGCCGGGCGAGCTTCGCCACGTGCTGGGCCAGGTCGCCGCTGCGTTCCAGGTCGGCGCTCATCCGCAGCGAGGTCACGACGATCCGCAGGTCCGTGGCGACGGGCTGCTGGCGGGCCAGCAGGGCGATGGCGCGGGCCTCCAGGTCGTGCTGGAGGTCGTCGACCTTCTGGTCCGCCGCGATGACGCTCTCGGCGAGCTTGAGGTCGGCGTCGAGCATGGACGTCGTGGCACGTCCGATCGCGGAACCGACGAGCCGGGCCATCTCGACCAGGCCCTCCCCGATCGAGTCCAGTTCCTCGTGGTACGCGTCGCGCATGTCTCGTGTCCCTCTCTCGACCTGTTACTGCGGTGATGCCCGGGGCGGGCCGGGGCGGCCTGCTGCCCACGGTGACACGGTGGGCCGCAAACGCGTCCGACTCCGGCACCGCAAGTGAATCAGCCCGGTCGCCAGGGTGAACTCTGGGCGACGACTGTTCGAGGCGCCACCCGAACGGCTGTGGAAGTCTCGTCGCGCCTGCTTAACCTGGATCCATGGACGTGAACGCGGCGGTCGCCGCAGCTGCAGCGATCGCCGGTCTGTGCACCGGCGTCATCGCGATGCTGGCGTTCCGCTGGAGCGAGCGCGACCAGGCCCGCCCCACCCGGAGCTCCATGCGCCCCGACATCAATGCGGTGCTCCCGCCCGGTGTGGACACCGTCCTGTCGGTGCTCCGCTCCTCCGCCGTGGTGCTCGACGAGGGAGACGCCGTCGTCAAGGCCTCGTCCGCCGCCTACGCCCTCGGGCTCGTGCGCGGCGGCAAGCTTGCCGTGGAGCCGATGCTCCACATGGCCCGTGACACCCGTCGCGACGGGGAGATACGCCAGGTCGAGCTGGACCTGCCACGCCGCGGTACCGGTCGGGGCGAGGCCCTCGCGGTGTCGGCGCGCGTCGCCCCGCTCGGCTCCCGCCTGGTGCTGCTCCTGGTCGAGGACCTCACCGAGGCCCGCCGCATCGAGGCCGTCCGCCGTGACTTCGTGGCCAACGTGTCCCACGAGCTGAAGACCCCGGTCGGGGCGATCTCCCTGCTGTCCGAGGCCGTCATGGACGCCGCGGACGACCCCGAGGCGGTCAGCCGCTTCGCCGGCCGCATGCAGATCGAGTCGACCCGGCTGATCAGCCTGGTGCAGGAGCTCATCGACCTGTCCCGGGTGCAGAACGACGACCCGCTGGAGGACGCCGAGCCCGTCCGCGTGGACACGCTGGTCGCCGAGGCCATCGACCGCTGCCGCCATACGGCGTCGTCCAAGCAGATCACCATGGCCGCGGGCGGCACCGCCGACCTGCGCGTCTGGGGCCACCGGGGGCAGCTCGCCGCCGCCCTCGGCAACCTGGTCGAGAACGCCGTCAACTACAGCCCCGCCCGTACCCGCGTCGGCATAGCCGCACGCAGGGTCACGGCCCCCGGAGGAGACCTGATCGAGATCGCCGTGACCGACCAGGGCATCGGCATCCCGGAGAAGGACCGCGAGCGGATCTTCGAGCGCTTCTACCGCGTGGACCCGGCCCGCTCCCGCGCCACGGGAGGCACCGGCCTCGGCCTTGCGATCGTGAAGCACGTGGCCGCCTCGCACGGCGGGGAGGTGTCGGTGTGGAGCTCGGAGGGCCAGGGCTCCACCTTCACCCTGCGGCTCCCCGAAGCGGCCGCGTCGTCCCCGGCGGCCGCGCCCCGCACCCACCCGACCCCAGCCTGAACCACTTCCGCTCCAGCCATCCCTGCCCCGGAGGTCCTTCCGTGACCCGAGTGCTCGTCGTCGAGGATGAGGAATCCTTCAGCGACGCCCTGTCCTACATGCTCCGCAAGGAGGGCTTCGAGGTCGCCATCGCGGCGACCGGCCCCGACGGGCTCGACGAGTTCGAGCGCAACGGCGCCGACCTCGTCCTCCTCGACCTGATGCTCCCCGGTCTGCCCGGCACCGAGGTGTGCCGGCAACTGCGCGGCCGCTCCAACGTGCCCGTGATCATGGTGACCGCCAAGGACAGCGAGATCGACAAGGTCGTCGGGCTGGAGATAGGAGCGGACGACTACGTCACCAAGCCCTTCTCCTCGCGGGAGCTGGTCGCCCGCATCCGCGCGGTCCTGCGCCGCCGCGGCGAGCCGGAGGAGGTCACCCCGGCGGCCCTGGAGGCCGGCCCGGTACGGATGGACGTCGACCGCCACGTGGTCACCGTCGCCGGCGGCAAGGTGGACCTCCCGCTGAAGGAGTTCGACCTGCTGGAGATGCTGCTGCGCAACGCGGGCCGCGTGCTGACCCGCATGCAGCTGATCGACCGGGTCTGGGGCGCCGACTACGTGGGCGACACCAAGACCCTCGACGTCCACGTCAAGCGCCTGCGCGCCAAGATCGAGCCGGACCCGGGAGCCCCGCGCTACCTGGTCACGGTCCGCGGCCTCGGCTACAAGTTCGAGCCGTAGGACGCCCCGCACGGAAACGGAAAGGGCCGCCGTCCGCTGGTGCGGACGGCGGCCCTTTCCGGGTGCGTACGGGTACGGCGTTACGCCGTGGCCCGGATCAGTGGCCCGCGGCGTGCGAGGCGGAGCCCGACGGCGACGCGCCCGCGGCGCCCGAGGGGGACCCGGACGGGGAACCGGAGGCGGCACCCGACGGGGAACCGGACGGCGTGCCCGAGGGGCTGCCGGACGGGCTGCCCGACGCGGCCGGGGCCCCGGACGGGCCGAAGCCCGCGTACATGCCGGCGGCCGGGACCACGAAGGCCTGGAGCTCGACGCCGCCCGTGCTGCTCAGCTGGAAGACGACCTTCTGCACGTCGCCGTTCTTGGCGGCTTCGGAGCCGTTCTCGATCACGGCGGAGGCGTTGTCCTTGCCGCCGAGCACCACGGAGCCGCCGGCCGGCACGGTGATCTTGCCGGAGCCCTCGGCCGGCTTCAGCACGACCTTGCCCTTGCCGTCCGCAAGGGTGATGCCGTCGAGCGTCTGCGCCTCGGTGCCGTTGTTGAAGACGGTCGCCGAGACGACGGCCGGGCCCTTCTGGTCCTTCTCGCCCTGGGTGATGACCAGTGCGTTCTGGATCTCGATGTCGCCCTTGGCGGCGGAGGCGTTGTCCGGCTTGATCTGGAGAGTCTGCGCGTCGTTGCCCGCACCGCATGCGGCCAGCGAGGCGATCGAGAACACGACGGCGGTGGCGGCGAGGGCGCCGCGTCGAAGGCTGCGGCTCACGGCGGCGGCAACTCCTTGGACGAACGGAACGGGTGGGCTCTCCCGGCAACCGCTGGGAGGTACCCCCGGAGCGGCCGGTGTGAAGCCGCTCTAAGGGTGTGTCAGCGGGCTTAGGTTACCGAGCCGCCGCCCCGCCCCCGCACCCGACCCTCCGCAGCGCGGCCGCGACCCCGGGGTTGTCCCCGATCTCGCATTCCGGCCGGTGTTCGCCTCGCCGTTCGCCTCGCCGATCATGGGTCGCTCGCATATCGTGCGGCCGGCGCCCGTTGATCAATTCCGGGATTCCTTCGAAACGCCACTCGGTGATCAATTTCGGATTGGGCCGGAACCGGCTCCCGCGCGCCTGCTCGCCAGCCGAACGGAGCAGTTCGGTTTCGCGACTCCCAACCCGGCAAAACGGGACGTACGTCACACTGGTGGAGGTGTGCAGCGGGTGTAGCGTGGCCCTTTCGCCCGGTCCGCGCAGCGCCCCCGACCTGCGAATACCCCCTTCCGGAACCCTTCCGCAGCACGTTCCTGTTGCTGTTGTCAAGCCCCGAGATGTGCCCTGACCTGCGAAAACGCCATTCATAACAGTCAGTTCTCGTGTTACCCTGGATAGCCACGGAAGGGGTACCTGTCACATGACGTTCAAGGTTGGCGACACCGTGGTCTATCCCCATCACGGGGCCGCGCTGATCGAGGCCATTGAGACTCGTCAGATCAAAGGCGTGGACAAGACCTACTTGGTGCTCAAGGTCGCCCAGGGCGACCTGACGGTTCGTGTGCCTGCGGACAACGCGGAGTTCGTCGGCGTTCGCGACGTAGTCGGCCAGGACGGGCTGGACCGGGTCTTCGAGGTGCTTCGTGCACCGTACGCAGAAGAGCCGACGAACTGGTCCCGGCGCTACAAGGCGAATCTGGAGAAGCTCGCTTCTGGCGATGTCATCAAGGTCGCCGAAGTGGTGCGCGACCTGTGGCGTCGG
This window encodes:
- a CDS encoding response regulator transcription factor — protein: MTRVLVVEDEESFSDALSYMLRKEGFEVAIAATGPDGLDEFERNGADLVLLDLMLPGLPGTEVCRQLRGRSNVPVIMVTAKDSEIDKVVGLEIGADDYVTKPFSSRELVARIRAVLRRRGEPEEVTPAALEAGPVRMDVDRHVVTVAGGKVDLPLKEFDLLEMLLRNAGRVLTRMQLIDRVWGADYVGDTKTLDVHVKRLRAKIEPDPGAPRYLVTVRGLGYKFEP
- a CDS encoding TetR/AcrR family transcriptional regulator yields the protein MGATRTPRGKWIEEGLRALAAGGPEAVRVEVLAQALGVSKGGFYGYFGSRGALLTEMLDTWEREVTEAVIELVESGGGDARARLDRLFTIVASYEEGPVVGVDADLAIRDWARRDEAVAERLRRADSRRMEYLRSLFRAFCADEDDVEVRSLITFSLRIGSHFIAADHGGRSRAEVMALTRKWLLR
- the phoU gene encoding phosphate signaling complex protein PhoU; its protein translation is MRDAYHEELDSIGEGLVEMARLVGSAIGRATTSMLDADLKLAESVIAADQKVDDLQHDLEARAIALLARQQPVATDLRIVVTSLRMSADLERSGDLAQHVAKLARLRFPDRAVPRDLHATILEMGQLAQRLMAKAAEVIITKDVDLALQLEQDDDEMDQLHRTLFQHLMDDRWKHGIETAVDVTLLGRYYERFADHAVSVAKRVVYLVTGEHADELQQPTQVEGV
- a CDS encoding cell wall metabolism sensor histidine kinase WalK; this translates as MDVNAAVAAAAAIAGLCTGVIAMLAFRWSERDQARPTRSSMRPDINAVLPPGVDTVLSVLRSSAVVLDEGDAVVKASSAAYALGLVRGGKLAVEPMLHMARDTRRDGEIRQVELDLPRRGTGRGEALAVSARVAPLGSRLVLLLVEDLTEARRIEAVRRDFVANVSHELKTPVGAISLLSEAVMDAADDPEAVSRFAGRMQIESTRLISLVQELIDLSRVQNDDPLEDAEPVRVDTLVAEAIDRCRHTASSKQITMAAGGTADLRVWGHRGQLAAALGNLVENAVNYSPARTRVGIAARRVTAPGGDLIEIAVTDQGIGIPEKDRERIFERFYRVDPARSRATGGTGLGLAIVKHVAASHGGEVSVWSSEGQGSTFTLRLPEAAASSPAAAPRTHPTPA
- a CDS encoding CarD family transcriptional regulator yields the protein MTFKVGDTVVYPHHGAALIEAIETRQIKGVDKTYLVLKVAQGDLTVRVPADNAEFVGVRDVVGQDGLDRVFEVLRAPYAEEPTNWSRRYKANLEKLASGDVIKVAEVVRDLWRRERERGLSAGEKRMLAKARQILVSELALAENTNEDKAEALLDEVLAS